The following proteins are co-located in the Clostridiales bacterium genome:
- a CDS encoding GntR family transcriptional regulator: MAGEEAVKRQKKKNSLFRKDICDYIKESILSGELKPGDRIVETRCAKELGISQASVREAIRELELIGLVENIPFQGCYVRAHTIQDVRDSYRVRISLETLGIKEAAESITERQLREIYEVMKEMEEAARRQEFDLYIKLDALFHQKIIEVPQNKLLLRLWNQCHIREWTHIATKKLSEKGLHRLALRHESIYSALAEQNAEKAMQAVTSHLEELIVDMEEMENGYVRKQSV, translated from the coding sequence ATGGCAGGAGAGGAAGCAGTAAAACGACAGAAAAAGAAGAACAGCTTATTTCGGAAAGATATCTGCGACTACATAAAAGAGTCGATTCTTTCGGGAGAATTGAAGCCGGGAGACCGAATCGTAGAAACCCGATGCGCCAAGGAACTTGGAATCTCTCAGGCATCTGTCAGGGAGGCCATCAGAGAGCTTGAATTAATCGGACTTGTAGAGAATATCCCCTTTCAGGGCTGCTATGTAAGAGCGCATACCATTCAGGATGTCAGGGATTCCTATAGAGTTAGGATTAGCCTAGAGACCCTCGGAATTAAGGAAGCTGCTGAGAGCATAACAGAACGACAGCTCCGGGAGATCTATGAAGTGATGAAGGAGATGGAAGAAGCTGCGAGAAGACAAGAGTTCGATTTGTATATTAAACTCGATGCGCTGTTTCATCAGAAAATCATTGAGGTACCTCAGAATAAACTGCTCCTTCGTTTGTGGAATCAATGCCATATCAGGGAATGGACCCATATCGCGACCAAAAAACTTTCGGAAAAAGGTTTGCATCGGTTGGCTTTACGTCATGAATCGATCTACAGCGCCCTTGCAGAGCAGAATGCGGAAAAGGCGATGCAGGCTGTCACTTCTCATCTGGAGGAACTCATCGTCGATATGGAAGAAATGGAGAACGGTTATGTTAGAAAACAGTCTGTTTGA
- a CDS encoding D-cysteine desulfhydrase family protein, with the protein MNRSTAPLQSRMRKRRCRLSLLIWRNSSSIWKKWRTVMLENSLFEKVRAIPKRNYITQKTPLQKLPNLSKALGGKAEIYIKRDDMLPFGGNKTRKLEFLFQEAVDMEADTIITASTVQCNHNLMALLMANMEGMKTELILENWAKSDYSYELDPNKHLYEFGGVSGKVSCGDPVSGPLHTMKLALDWKDELEAAGKRPYILARGGTCPLGNCGYILCAEELLQQGKDMGLEFDCVVCPSGTGGTQAGLIIGLTQAGCDIPVIGINVAQMNEKQRKSVSGALESTASFLNLEVPSEEQVLCYEEYVGEGYARPTEALLQAIALLAQTEGILLDPVYSGKAMAGLIGLIRNGEIKEGSKVLFLHTGGFNPYYDYSSLNLSK; encoded by the coding sequence ATGAATCGATCTACAGCGCCCTTGCAGAGCAGAATGCGGAAAAGGCGATGCAGGCTGTCACTTCTCATCTGGAGGAACTCATCGTCGATATGGAAGAAATGGAGAACGGTTATGTTAGAAAACAGTCTGTTTGAGAAGGTAAGAGCGATACCAAAAAGAAACTATATTACGCAGAAGACCCCGCTTCAGAAACTGCCTAACTTGTCGAAGGCACTGGGCGGGAAAGCAGAGATCTATATCAAGCGTGATGACATGCTGCCCTTCGGAGGCAATAAAACGAGAAAGCTGGAATTTCTGTTTCAGGAAGCAGTAGATATGGAAGCAGATACCATTATTACGGCAAGCACGGTACAGTGCAATCATAATCTGATGGCCCTTTTGATGGCCAACATGGAAGGAATGAAAACCGAGCTGATTCTTGAGAATTGGGCGAAATCGGATTATTCCTACGAGCTGGATCCAAACAAACATCTCTATGAGTTTGGCGGTGTTTCAGGGAAGGTCAGCTGCGGAGATCCTGTTTCCGGCCCTCTTCACACTATGAAACTTGCTTTGGACTGGAAGGATGAGCTGGAAGCAGCAGGCAAAAGGCCCTATATCCTTGCCCGGGGCGGAACCTGTCCGCTGGGTAACTGCGGATATATTCTCTGTGCGGAAGAACTTCTTCAGCAGGGAAAAGATATGGGCTTAGAATTTGACTGCGTCGTGTGCCCCAGCGGCACCGGCGGTACCCAGGCCGGATTGATCATCGGACTTACTCAGGCAGGCTGCGATATTCCTGTCATTGGAATTAATGTGGCTCAGATGAACGAGAAACAGAGGAAGTCTGTCTCCGGTGCCCTTGAAAGCACAGCCTCCTTCCTAAATCTTGAAGTTCCTTCTGAGGAACAGGTCCTCTGTTATGAGGAGTATGTGGGAGAAGGATACGCACGGCCTACAGAGGCATTACTTCAGGCCATTGCACTTCTGGCGCAGACGGAAGGAATACTGCTTGACCCGGTTTATTCCGGAAAAGCCATGGCAGGGCTAATAGGACTCATCCGAAACGGAGAGATCAAAGAGGGTTCCAAGGTGCTATTCCTGCATACAGGAGGCTTCAACCCCTATTATGACTATAGCAGCCTCAATCTATCCAAGTAA
- a CDS encoding xanthine dehydrogenase family protein, with amino-acid sequence MEQENTRPVDRQDAYGKITGKARYVDDLKFPGMLYVHTVRCPYPHARILGIDGTEALALPGVVKILTAKDVVGRNHLPHDKPVLVSEVAKCVGDGVAVVVAETKALAVKAARLVNVHYEELPAVFTPEEALASGAPPVHGDSNCAITHKTVKGDIKIGFAEADIIIEREYSTQRAMHSALEPDGALVVPEADGITVYCPGKGPFNVKRAVAAACGLSENRVRLIQPAIGGAFGGKDCDINVIASRAAMAAMITGRPCKMTWSREEVLIEGSKRHPFKLKYKIGAKKDGRITAIEINGLADVGAYITKSKATIWRATVEATGPYNIEHVSTTITGAYTNNVYSDAVRGFGSPQVDFASESLMNELARELDMDPLQIRRINAYREGSVTATSQKLRSVNLIECLDKLEEVFPYHAKPNAAESGKVTLTPGKVRGRGISCIFRGEANGAGVTTLDAAAVNMHIERDGSVTVLTGIAEMGQGGSNIVLQMVSKVLGVSIENMKVSPLDTAYLPDSGATVGSRGTITTGNAAVVAAEDARKRIAEVIAEDWGEKPETLIFSDNNIFTKDGNKKISFQDAITICYTRIPGVFGYGWWSLPPVWWDFDRNCGDTYASFNYGACGAEVEIDLTSGKVDIIDLVAIHDVGKILNEPEVKGQIAGGASMALGFAMTEEVEIRKGQVKTLNFDGYLLPTTLDFNNFRPVPLEAKQPGINPLGVKGIGESSTATLAPAVVNAIENALGVRIRNLPADLEKVFAAIQEGERLGTIAGLTSSTMKHGTWAETPDPDWQQHEKGGKS; translated from the coding sequence ATGGAACAAGAAAATACGCGTCCTGTTGACAGGCAGGATGCTTACGGAAAGATTACCGGTAAAGCCAGGTATGTAGACGATCTGAAATTCCCTGGCATGCTCTACGTACATACGGTAAGATGTCCCTATCCTCATGCACGGATATTAGGTATTGACGGCACCGAGGCGCTTGCGCTCCCGGGAGTCGTGAAAATACTGACGGCGAAGGATGTTGTCGGCAGAAATCATCTTCCCCATGACAAACCCGTGCTTGTATCGGAAGTTGCCAAGTGTGTCGGTGACGGAGTAGCTGTGGTGGTCGCAGAAACAAAAGCGTTGGCAGTCAAGGCAGCGAGGCTTGTAAACGTTCATTATGAAGAGCTTCCGGCAGTTTTTACCCCGGAGGAAGCCTTGGCATCTGGAGCACCGCCGGTGCATGGAGATTCAAACTGCGCCATTACCCATAAAACCGTAAAGGGAGACATTAAGATAGGCTTTGCCGAAGCGGATATCATCATAGAAAGGGAATATTCTACCCAAAGAGCAATGCATTCTGCTCTGGAGCCTGATGGTGCATTGGTAGTGCCGGAGGCTGATGGAATCACTGTTTACTGTCCGGGAAAAGGACCCTTTAATGTAAAACGTGCAGTTGCTGCTGCCTGCGGACTTAGTGAAAACAGAGTCAGGCTGATTCAGCCTGCCATCGGGGGCGCGTTTGGCGGCAAGGACTGTGATATAAACGTCATTGCCTCTCGTGCAGCAATGGCTGCAATGATTACGGGAAGGCCCTGCAAAATGACCTGGAGCAGGGAAGAGGTACTGATTGAAGGAAGCAAACGGCATCCATTCAAGCTGAAGTACAAAATCGGTGCGAAAAAGGATGGCCGAATTACTGCAATTGAAATCAATGGTCTGGCTGATGTTGGTGCATACATTACAAAGAGTAAAGCGACAATCTGGAGAGCTACCGTTGAAGCAACAGGACCCTACAATATCGAACATGTATCCACCACCATCACAGGAGCGTATACCAACAATGTTTATTCTGATGCAGTCAGAGGGTTTGGTTCTCCACAAGTGGACTTTGCTTCCGAATCGCTGATGAATGAGCTTGCTCGGGAGCTTGACATGGATCCGCTTCAGATCAGGCGCATCAACGCCTATCGGGAAGGTTCTGTTACGGCAACCAGCCAGAAACTGAGGAGCGTCAACCTCATAGAGTGCCTTGATAAGCTGGAGGAAGTGTTTCCTTATCACGCAAAACCAAATGCAGCGGAGTCGGGGAAGGTCACGCTGACACCCGGTAAGGTCAGGGGAAGAGGCATCTCCTGTATCTTCCGAGGAGAAGCAAATGGTGCCGGTGTAACCACACTGGATGCGGCAGCGGTCAATATGCACATTGAGCGGGACGGCAGTGTCACAGTGCTGACCGGAATCGCGGAGATGGGTCAAGGCGGAAGCAATATTGTACTGCAGATGGTAAGTAAGGTGCTGGGGGTAAGCATTGAGAATATGAAGGTAAGCCCTCTGGATACGGCATATCTGCCTGACAGCGGCGCAACCGTTGGTTCCAGGGGAACCATAACAACGGGCAATGCTGCGGTGGTAGCTGCGGAGGATGCCAGGAAGAGAATCGCTGAGGTGATAGCAGAAGATTGGGGAGAAAAACCTGAGACCCTAATCTTCAGCGATAACAATATTTTTACCAAGGATGGAAATAAGAAAATCAGCTTTCAAGATGCAATCACAATCTGCTATACCAGGATACCGGGTGTTTTCGGCTATGGATGGTGGTCTCTGCCTCCCGTATGGTGGGATTTTGACAGAAACTGCGGAGATACCTACGCGTCCTTTAACTATGGAGCCTGCGGTGCAGAGGTTGAAATCGATCTGACGTCAGGAAAGGTTGATATTATCGATCTGGTTGCGATCCACGATGTTGGAAAAATCTTAAATGAACCTGAGGTGAAAGGCCAGATTGCCGGAGGAGCATCCATGGCACTGGGCTTTGCAATGACGGAAGAAGTGGAAATCAGGAAAGGACAGGTAAAAACGCTGAACTTTGATGGCTATTTGCTGCCCACGACTCTTGATTTCAACAATTTCAGGCCGGTTCCTCTGGAGGCAAAGCAGCCGGGAATCAATCCTCTTGGTGTAAAAGGCATTGGAGAGTCCTCCACCGCCACCCTTGCTCCGGCAGTTGTCAACGCTATTGAAAATGCTCTTGGGGTGAGAATACGGAATCTTCCTGCTGATCTGGAAAAGGTCTTTGCAGCCATCCAGGAAGGGGAGCGGCTGGGTACAATAGCGGGCTTGACTTCGAGCACTATGAAGCATGGGACTTGGGCAGAGACCCCTGATCCTGATTGGCAGCAGCATGAAAAAGGAGGGAAGTCATAA
- a CDS encoding xanthine dehydrogenase family protein subunit M — MSRTYFQPTALEEALQIRRDNSEASLLAGGTDLVVAMRHDRGPAGDLIDLSKIMELKGIHEISDSNHKAVGCIHETTNCVHEKAGSIRIGPMSTFTEIMESQLLREAAGILCEAAETVGSPQIRNRGTIGGNLCNASAAADCIPPLLCLNAAVELLSLGSDGSKCIRILPLEMFLLDSKKTDIRSDEILTGIFFQRSAGDMGFAFQKIGRRNALAIARLNGSCAIRLNGNTVTSLSFALGAATSKPERIESAEEYLKGRELTDEALTAAGKRAAEYVLEKTGVRASSSYKLPVIERFTASLIRAAAERKTEI, encoded by the coding sequence ATGTCCAGAACGTATTTTCAACCCACTGCGTTGGAGGAAGCACTGCAAATCCGAAGAGACAATAGCGAAGCGTCTCTGCTGGCAGGAGGAACCGATCTGGTGGTGGCCATGCGCCATGACAGAGGTCCTGCGGGAGATTTGATCGATCTGTCAAAGATAATGGAACTGAAGGGTATTCATGAGATCTCGGACAGCAACCATAAGGCAGTGGGCTGCATCCATGAGACGACGAATTGTGTCCATGAGAAAGCAGGCAGCATCCGAATCGGCCCCATGAGTACTTTTACTGAAATTATGGAATCACAGCTTCTGAGAGAGGCAGCGGGAATCTTATGTGAGGCAGCGGAAACGGTAGGCTCGCCTCAGATCAGAAACAGAGGAACCATCGGCGGGAATCTCTGCAATGCCAGTGCGGCTGCAGACTGCATTCCACCGCTCCTCTGTCTTAACGCTGCGGTGGAGCTTCTGTCCCTCGGATCTGACGGCAGCAAGTGCATCAGGATCCTGCCTCTGGAGATGTTTCTCCTTGACAGCAAAAAAACAGACATCAGAAGCGATGAAATTCTCACAGGAATATTCTTTCAGCGCTCAGCTGGAGATATGGGCTTCGCATTTCAGAAGATTGGAAGGAGGAACGCCCTTGCCATCGCAAGGCTTAATGGCAGCTGTGCAATTCGGCTCAACGGGAATACCGTTACATCCCTCTCCTTTGCTTTGGGTGCAGCTACTTCAAAACCGGAAAGAATCGAAAGTGCAGAGGAGTACCTTAAGGGCAGGGAGCTGACTGATGAAGCTTTGACCGCGGCAGGGAAGCGTGCTGCTGAGTATGTTTTGGAAAAGACCGGAGTTCGCGCCTCAAGCAGCTACAAGCTGCCGGTCATAGAGCGCTTCACGGCTTCTCTGATCAGAGCAGCTGCGGAAAGGAAGACTGAGATATGA
- a CDS encoding (2Fe-2S)-binding protein codes for MKKMKIQFMLNEKSVSMDIDPETTLLALLREELFLTGTKEGCGSGECGACTVLMDGVAVNSCLVLAPQINGTEIITIEALETDGKLDQLQQSFIEHHAVQCGFCTPGMLMSAKALLLKNPRPTQEEIRIALSGNLCRCTGYQNIIAAVEGAVD; via the coding sequence ATGAAAAAAATGAAGATCCAGTTTATGTTAAACGAAAAGAGCGTGAGCATGGACATCGATCCGGAGACAACACTCTTAGCACTGCTGCGTGAAGAATTGTTTCTCACCGGCACAAAAGAAGGCTGCGGCTCCGGAGAGTGCGGAGCGTGTACGGTGCTGATGGACGGAGTTGCTGTGAATTCCTGTCTTGTATTAGCGCCTCAGATCAACGGCACGGAAATCATAACCATTGAGGCGCTGGAAACAGACGGTAAACTCGACCAGCTTCAACAGTCATTTATTGAACACCATGCGGTGCAATGCGGATTCTGCACACCGGGTATGCTGATGAGCGCAAAGGCTTTGCTTTTGAAAAATCCCAGACCTACTCAGGAAGAAATCAGGATTGCTCTTTCGGGAAACCTCTGCAGATGCACAGGATATCAGAATATTATTGCTGCAGTTGAAGGAGCAGTAGATTAA
- a CDS encoding xanthine permease codes for MLYKLNDKLPTQKNIIYSLQHVIFIGLSTVVMPVVLGPLIGLSQEEIAGMLQRTFVLSGFVSIMQMKFGHGFPIVEAPSGLWIGILTLIAGLAPSVGKDLPTLRTDLEGGMLIAGLIVIGISAGGWIPHVTKLFTPAVNSVLILLMVLQISPSIVKSMYGISETNQTADFKITAVFFFIVIVTLSINLFAKGFLQSIATLIGIIAGWVTAAFLGMTNHPLAAGKGMISLPKPLAWGPPTFDAGITVTCLLAALVLLSMTYTSIKSMAELLEEPVSPRQWKRSFALHGFTTTLNGIFSVIAFMPYLSSTGFLAMTRVAARTPFALAGVLMMIMGVITPIGMMLATIPTAVGCGALLVVFSLILGQGLKELQHAKMTNRESFVIGISMLVGIGTMFLPPSAFQELPGIVPYILPNGLVCGILLALILDHVLPEKNEKETEANNG; via the coding sequence ATGCTTTATAAACTGAATGATAAGCTACCAACACAGAAAAATATCATATACAGCCTTCAGCATGTGATCTTCATCGGCTTATCCACAGTGGTAATGCCCGTGGTGCTGGGGCCTCTCATAGGTCTATCTCAGGAGGAAATCGCCGGGATGCTCCAAAGAACCTTCGTTCTGAGCGGATTTGTTTCGATTATGCAAATGAAGTTTGGCCATGGATTTCCCATTGTAGAAGCCCCTTCAGGGCTTTGGATCGGTATTCTTACCCTGATTGCAGGTCTGGCTCCCTCTGTGGGGAAAGACCTGCCAACACTTCGCACGGATTTGGAGGGGGGGATGCTCATTGCAGGTCTTATCGTCATTGGCATTTCTGCTGGGGGGTGGATCCCTCATGTAACAAAATTGTTTACCCCAGCGGTAAACAGCGTTTTGATCCTGCTCATGGTTCTGCAAATCAGCCCCAGTATTGTCAAGTCCATGTATGGAATCTCTGAAACAAATCAGACTGCTGATTTTAAAATCACAGCGGTTTTCTTTTTCATTGTGATCGTGACACTTTCCATCAACCTGTTTGCCAAAGGTTTTTTGCAAAGCATCGCAACCTTGATCGGAATCATCGCTGGATGGGTGACCGCGGCGTTCCTCGGAATGACAAATCATCCCCTTGCAGCAGGCAAGGGGATGATTTCGCTGCCAAAACCGTTGGCTTGGGGGCCGCCGACCTTTGATGCAGGAATTACAGTTACGTGTCTTCTAGCAGCGCTTGTACTGCTTTCCATGACCTATACCAGCATAAAAAGTATGGCGGAATTGCTTGAAGAACCGGTTTCGCCGAGACAGTGGAAGCGATCTTTTGCCCTGCATGGATTCACAACCACACTGAACGGAATCTTTTCTGTAATCGCATTTATGCCGTACCTTTCGTCCACCGGATTTCTTGCTATGACAAGGGTTGCTGCAAGAACGCCCTTTGCGCTGGCGGGCGTCCTTATGATGATCATGGGAGTGATTACTCCTATCGGAATGATGCTTGCAACGATTCCAACGGCCGTTGGCTGCGGAGCGCTTCTCGTAGTATTCTCATTGATTTTGGGGCAGGGATTGAAGGAATTACAGCATGCGAAGATGACCAATCGAGAAAGCTTTGTCATAGGAATTTCTATGCTGGTAGGAATTGGTACGATGTTTCTGCCGCCATCAGCCTTTCAAGAGCTTCCTGGTATTGTACCATACATTTTGCCCAACGGGCTGGTATGTGGAATCCTCCTTGCTTTGATTCTGGATCACGTCCTCCCCGAGAAGAACGAGAAGGAAACGGAGGCTAATAACGGCTGA
- a CDS encoding methyl-accepting chemotaxis protein: MISMETGDNISPDFKLNAVMILIGTVTVTIAMVLIGKTTAREISDAVSNIAGEIDQDVSQSRDLLLRLSQGNLDEALPVSDYHLFAEEFNTLIEVLKNQKDDMKHWKELASQSRFDLSADQNFPAEFERLTSDFDGLTLDLQRLTSEMECLVIDFESGRFDTRLDCTAYQSRCSVAAERINRSVDALTIPLSEAIFCIEQLGETRAILKRMLQDDFTANESGYHRGIIEEITTSIKTISEQMLNLTVVMEKFSSGDLSDLAALKAMEKRSGNHDVDFGVNQILLSAVVKMMETIQQLSEETVELTTAAAEGALTKRGNASRFSGVFEEIILGFNNTLDAMTSSSLEVSEVLKEMSEGNLNLSIKGDYKGAHAAIKNALNTTLNRQRTYLNEMIEVLSEISQGNLDIAITMEHKGNFAEMGTSLKNLIGNLNQTMQGFRTAADQVSIGSMQVSQGSQTLAQGSTEQASSIQELTASIGEIAEKSKDNARKASEVYELAKGARDGGAAGLQTMEDVLHSMKEISDSSLNISKIIKVIDDIAFQTNILALNAAVEAARAGQHGKGFAVVAEEVRNLAARSAKAAKETTELIEGSIQKVHVGTQITNEIAAVLKEIAEGAVISTEKLSIIASASKEQATGIVQINQGIEQISKVVQNNSATAEQSAAASEELSGQAELLKAMVSRFKINHGKTDGKIIGKIIDGKNLISGSNPQSSPIRQRNAFSRY, translated from the coding sequence ATGATCAGTATGGAAACGGGGGACAACATTTCTCCAGATTTCAAACTAAATGCTGTAATGATTCTAATAGGGACAGTTACAGTCACCATTGCCATGGTTCTGATTGGTAAAACAACTGCGCGGGAGATCTCCGATGCGGTCAGCAACATTGCTGGGGAGATTGATCAAGATGTAAGTCAAAGCCGTGATCTTCTCCTGAGATTGTCCCAAGGCAATCTTGACGAAGCGTTGCCTGTATCAGACTATCATCTGTTTGCGGAGGAGTTTAATACACTCATTGAGGTTTTGAAAAATCAGAAAGACGATATGAAGCATTGGAAAGAGCTTGCTTCTCAAAGCAGGTTTGATTTATCAGCAGATCAAAATTTCCCAGCTGAGTTTGAACGGCTCACCTCAGACTTTGATGGGCTTACTTTGGATCTCCAAAGACTTACTTCGGAAATGGAATGTCTCGTAATAGATTTTGAGTCCGGTCGATTTGATACACGACTTGACTGCACAGCGTACCAGAGCCGATGCTCTGTGGCAGCAGAACGCATCAACCGTTCCGTTGATGCACTAACAATCCCTTTGAGCGAAGCCATTTTTTGCATCGAACAGCTTGGAGAAACGAGAGCTATTTTAAAAAGGATGCTGCAAGATGACTTCACAGCGAATGAATCCGGATATCACCGTGGGATCATCGAAGAGATCACCACTTCTATCAAGACGATTTCTGAACAGATGCTGAATCTTACTGTGGTTATGGAAAAGTTTTCTTCCGGAGATCTTTCGGACCTGGCTGCGCTGAAGGCCATGGAGAAGAGAAGCGGTAACCATGACGTTGACTTTGGAGTAAACCAGATCTTGCTTTCTGCTGTGGTTAAAATGATGGAAACCATCCAGCAGCTTTCAGAAGAAACAGTAGAACTGACCACGGCAGCAGCGGAAGGGGCCCTGACAAAGCGAGGAAATGCTTCACGCTTCAGCGGGGTATTTGAGGAAATTATATTGGGATTCAACAATACTCTGGATGCCATGACAAGTTCTTCCCTCGAAGTCAGCGAGGTTTTAAAGGAAATGTCAGAAGGCAACCTCAATCTTTCGATCAAAGGCGACTACAAAGGAGCTCACGCAGCCATTAAAAACGCACTGAACACTACACTAAACCGGCAGCGAACCTATTTGAATGAAATGATAGAAGTTCTGTCCGAAATCAGCCAAGGAAACCTGGATATTGCCATAACTATGGAGCATAAGGGTAACTTTGCTGAAATGGGGACCTCGCTGAAAAATCTTATTGGGAATCTCAATCAAACGATGCAAGGATTCCGGACAGCGGCAGATCAGGTTTCAATAGGTTCCATGCAGGTTTCGCAGGGCAGTCAGACACTTGCACAGGGTTCAACAGAGCAAGCCAGCTCGATTCAGGAATTAACCGCGTCCATCGGCGAAATCGCAGAGAAAAGCAAGGACAACGCCAGAAAAGCCAGCGAAGTATACGAACTAGCCAAAGGCGCACGTGATGGAGGAGCAGCAGGACTTCAAACGATGGAAGATGTGCTGCACTCCATGAAAGAAATCAGCGATTCATCCTTGAATATTTCAAAAATTATCAAAGTCATTGATGACATTGCATTTCAGACAAATATTTTGGCGCTGAACGCTGCGGTGGAAGCCGCTAGAGCAGGTCAGCACGGCAAAGGCTTTGCGGTGGTTGCAGAGGAGGTTAGAAATCTAGCGGCCAGGAGTGCAAAGGCCGCAAAAGAGACAACGGAATTGATTGAGGGCTCCATCCAGAAGGTGCATGTTGGTACGCAGATAACAAACGAAATTGCAGCAGTTTTGAAAGAAATCGCAGAAGGAGCCGTCATTTCAACAGAAAAGCTCAGCATCATCGCCTCCGCTTCCAAGGAGCAGGCTACCGGAATCGTTCAGATCAACCAAGGGATTGAACAGATCTCCAAGGTGGTTCAAAATAACTCTGCTACAGCAGAGCAAAGCGCTGCAGCCAGCGAAGAGCTATCCGGTCAAGCCGAACTCCTGAAAGCAATGGTCTCTCGATTCAAAATCAACCATGGAAAAACAGATGGCAAGATCATTGGCAAAATCATTGACGGCAAGAACCTAATATCCGGCAGCAATCCGCAGTCCTCGCCCATAAGACAGCGCAATGCTTTCAGCCGTTATTAG
- a CDS encoding AEC family transporter — translation MINGIISVIVIFLICSVGFWFSYRKSWPPATPSVLSFLVVKAAAPALAIISISDRFTRELLRASAFHILILTLYTVLLYLTGKILSKALQLESGKKTVFEVTFTFSNTIFIGLPINEIVYGHAGLPYLFTFYLVTLTGFWSLGAYQLAKASPIDSKGFSLKKIVSPGLVGVIIGGLLVQVELSIPVAFDTALRYLGNLTVPLSLLVIGANLTVFAKGVPKITADELIILAGKFLISPLYMYLLLRLFHIEGIAFQVFMLTAAMPCHMQTSILAEHYGVEGSYASKLVSLSTLICLITIPICVFLLK, via the coding sequence TTGATCAATGGAATCATCAGCGTTATCGTTATTTTTTTAATCTGCTCAGTTGGTTTTTGGTTTAGCTACAGAAAATCGTGGCCTCCTGCTACGCCATCCGTGCTGTCTTTTCTGGTTGTCAAAGCGGCCGCTCCAGCACTGGCAATCATCAGTATCTCGGATCGCTTTACCAGAGAGCTTCTTCGTGCATCTGCTTTTCATATTCTGATTCTTACGCTCTATACCGTCTTGCTCTATCTGACAGGCAAAATCCTGTCAAAGGCGCTCCAGCTGGAAAGCGGGAAAAAAACTGTTTTTGAAGTAACCTTCACCTTCTCCAATACCATTTTTATTGGCTTGCCCATCAACGAAATTGTATACGGACATGCTGGTCTTCCCTACCTGTTTACCTTTTATCTCGTGACCCTTACAGGCTTTTGGAGTCTGGGAGCCTACCAGCTTGCTAAGGCTTCCCCCATTGATTCAAAAGGCTTCTCTCTGAAAAAAATCGTAAGCCCCGGCCTTGTTGGCGTCATAATTGGAGGGCTCCTGGTGCAGGTTGAGCTTTCGATTCCCGTGGCCTTTGATACTGCTCTTCGCTATCTAGGTAATCTTACAGTGCCGCTTTCTCTGCTGGTCATCGGTGCAAATTTAACGGTATTTGCAAAAGGAGTTCCGAAAATCACAGCGGATGAATTGATCATTCTTGCCGGTAAATTTCTCATCAGTCCGCTCTATATGTATCTTCTGCTTCGTTTATTCCACATCGAAGGCATTGCCTTCCAAGTCTTTATGCTGACAGCAGCCATGCCGTGTCACATGCAAACGTCCATCCTGGCAGAGCACTATGGCGTTGAAGGTTCTTATGCCTCCAAACTAGTGAGTCTCAGCACTCTGATCTGTCTGATCACCATCCCCATCTGTGTCTTTCTGCTGAAGTAA